One segment of Candidatus Izemoplasma sp. DNA contains the following:
- a CDS encoding LURP-one-related family protein yields MKFYIKQKVFSLKDNFNVFDENENTVYTVEGQFFSLKNKLTLKDASGNNLLYSEKKIFSLRPTYFLFDVAGSKIGKVRQRFSLRPKFNVSLYDQELDMQGSFFAHSFTIEGPQGMLASVSKKVFSFGDSYEIDIQATENQEAYLFLVIILDQVLHENKNNHQH; encoded by the coding sequence TCAAAGACAATTTCAATGTCTTTGATGAAAATGAAAACACAGTGTATACCGTTGAAGGACAATTTTTCTCTCTAAAAAACAAGTTAACATTAAAGGATGCTAGTGGGAATAATTTACTGTATAGTGAGAAAAAGATTTTTAGCTTGCGCCCAACGTATTTTTTATTTGATGTCGCAGGTTCGAAAATTGGTAAGGTCAGACAACGCTTTAGTTTACGACCTAAATTTAATGTCTCATTATATGATCAAGAACTCGATATGCAAGGCAGTTTCTTTGCCCATAGTTTTACGATTGAAGGCCCACAAGGGATGCTCGCAAGTGTGAGCAAAAAAGTCTTTAGCTTTGGCGATAGCTATGAAATAGATATCCAAGCAACAGAGAACCAAGAAGCCTATTTATTTTTAGTCATTATTTTAGATCAAGTCTTACACGAAAACAAAAATAATCACCAACATTAA
- a CDS encoding helicase C-terminal domain-containing protein, whose translation MKSLKVSVKDLVTFIHRGGDLTNEFKSNARAKQGTELHTFLQEQYLEEDQKEVFVKETVTQDDYEITLSGRIDGVLLRDHQIIIEEIKSTQVALELLDETSRPEHLAQAKIYAYLYLQTLSQKSITVYLTYIHTQSKATKIIKKRYNQTQLKRFFDNTILEYTTWLDIYEAHHEQRQASIEGLTFPFPDYREGQYTFMGAIYQTLMQKDILYSIAPTGIGKTVAALFSSLKTMDKETDKIFYLTAKNQGKHIVIDTVNLLKQHGLITKSVVLHSKEAMCLMDKVDCDPDICPYAKGYFEREKDALEDIFVHDDVYDQRLIKQYGEYHNICPHEFSLSISNYSDIVICDYNYAFDPRVHLIRYFEESYYTPKLLIDEAHNMIDRSRNMYSAVLQESSLKTLKASITRFKGPIHAALNAVLGRLNALKETHELAKNPFYYQEENILDLIEKIDFLIVQLDKILVEHKRFEARKDVLDVYFELVQYRRIAEFYNEHYRLFMHYFNEEITITERCFNAADFITEIIEYQTDGAIFFSATLEPIDYYVTLITNGEGKTIQIPSPFDPKRLGLFIEGSTSTRYRDRDLSISKIIDTIYAMLEAKQGNYIAFFPSYAYMNKVLTQFDTSGYHVVVQERNMRYSERKSLLETFQSDQDTSTIGFFVLGGSFSEGIDYVGDLLHGVLIVGVALPMFNKENELLRSYFDHHHNNGFHYAYTYPGMNKVIQAVGRVIRQDDDQGIAILFDDRYLHHTYTSLFPKHWAHIKTIPHNDIIIDYLNHFWDNKQ comes from the coding sequence ATGAAATCACTCAAAGTCAGCGTTAAAGATCTCGTCACCTTTATTCACCGGGGTGGCGATTTAACCAATGAGTTTAAAAGTAATGCTCGGGCTAAGCAAGGCACTGAATTACATACCTTCTTACAAGAACAGTATCTTGAAGAAGATCAAAAAGAAGTGTTTGTCAAAGAGACTGTTACCCAAGATGATTATGAAATCACACTATCAGGTCGTATTGATGGTGTGCTTTTACGTGATCATCAGATTATCATAGAAGAAATCAAAAGTACCCAGGTTGCCTTAGAACTCTTAGATGAAACAAGTAGACCAGAGCACTTGGCGCAAGCAAAAATATATGCCTATCTATATTTACAAACGTTATCGCAAAAATCGATTACAGTTTATTTAACCTATATCCATACACAATCTAAAGCAACTAAAATCATTAAAAAACGGTATAATCAAACGCAGCTCAAACGCTTCTTTGACAATACCATTTTAGAATATACAACGTGGTTAGATATTTATGAAGCACATCATGAACAGCGTCAAGCCTCAATTGAGGGACTGACCTTTCCTTTCCCAGATTACAGAGAAGGACAGTATACCTTTATGGGCGCAATTTACCAAACTTTAATGCAAAAGGATATTCTTTACTCTATTGCCCCAACAGGGATTGGCAAAACAGTCGCAGCGCTTTTTTCGAGTTTAAAAACAATGGATAAAGAGACCGATAAAATCTTTTATCTCACAGCGAAAAATCAAGGCAAACACATTGTGATTGATACCGTTAATTTACTCAAACAACATGGCTTAATCACCAAAAGTGTTGTCTTGCATTCTAAAGAAGCAATGTGCTTAATGGATAAAGTCGATTGTGACCCCGATATTTGTCCTTATGCAAAAGGCTATTTTGAACGTGAAAAAGATGCCCTAGAAGATATATTTGTCCATGATGATGTCTATGACCAACGTTTAATCAAACAATATGGAGAGTATCATAACATTTGTCCTCATGAATTTAGTTTATCTATTTCTAATTATTCAGATATTGTTATTTGTGATTATAACTATGCCTTTGATCCACGCGTACACTTAATTCGGTATTTTGAAGAAAGTTATTATACTCCAAAACTCTTAATCGATGAAGCCCATAATATGATTGATCGCAGCCGTAATATGTATTCAGCGGTATTACAAGAATCCTCCTTAAAGACGCTAAAAGCATCGATCACCCGCTTTAAGGGGCCGATACACGCCGCGTTAAATGCAGTATTAGGGCGTTTGAACGCATTGAAAGAGACACATGAGTTAGCTAAGAATCCGTTTTATTATCAAGAAGAAAATATTCTAGATTTAATCGAAAAAATAGATTTTTTAATTGTTCAACTCGATAAAATATTAGTAGAACATAAGCGATTTGAAGCGCGTAAAGATGTCTTAGATGTCTATTTTGAGTTAGTGCAATATAGGCGTATTGCTGAATTTTATAATGAACATTATCGCTTATTTATGCACTATTTTAATGAAGAGATTACTATCACAGAACGCTGTTTTAATGCGGCTGATTTCATCACCGAAATTATCGAATACCAAACCGATGGGGCCATCTTTTTTAGCGCTACGTTAGAACCGATTGATTATTACGTTACATTAATTACAAATGGAGAAGGCAAAACGATTCAAATTCCATCACCATTTGACCCGAAACGACTTGGGCTCTTTATTGAAGGATCTACCTCTACCCGTTATCGCGATAGAGATTTAAGTATCAGTAAGATTATTGATACGATTTATGCCATGTTAGAAGCAAAACAAGGAAACTATATTGCCTTTTTTCCGTCTTATGCCTATATGAATAAGGTCTTAACACAATTTGATACGTCTGGCTATCATGTCGTGGTTCAAGAGAGAAATATGCGCTATAGCGAAAGAAAGTCCCTTTTAGAAACCTTTCAATCAGATCAAGACACTTCAACAATAGGCTTCTTTGTTCTTGGTGGCAGTTTCTCTGAAGGAATCGATTATGTTGGCGATTTATTACATGGTGTTTTAATTGTAGGGGTCGCCTTACCAATGTTTAATAAAGAAAATGAGTTGTTAAGAAGTTATTTTGATCATCATCATAATAATGGGTTCCATTATGCCTATACGTACCCAGGCATGAATAAAGTGATTCAAGCTGTTGGTCGCGTGATTCGACAAGACGATGATCAAGGGATAGCAATTTTATTTGATGATCGGTATTTACACCATACTTACACATCGTTATTCCCGAAACATTGGGCGCATATTAAAACGATACCACATAATGATATCATCATTGATTACTTAAATCATTTTTGGGACAATAAACAATAA
- a CDS encoding PH domain-containing protein yields the protein MEDIRNGIEFTFVRETKPPKELHELLIENETIEACYKTLRDFAIVTNYRFILGDKQGITGKKMELYTIPFKSIVMYSSENARGVFDLGEMQIWTRLGMLKLNLKKGVNVRELDKIISTHVL from the coding sequence ATGGAAGACATTAGAAATGGCATTGAATTTACATTTGTCAGGGAAACAAAACCCCCAAAAGAACTACATGAATTACTCATCGAAAATGAAACAATTGAAGCCTGTTACAAAACATTGCGTGACTTTGCGATTGTGACAAATTACCGCTTTATCCTTGGTGATAAACAAGGGATTACAGGAAAGAAAATGGAATTATATACGATTCCATTCAAATCAATTGTAATGTATTCTAGCGAGAATGCTCGTGGTGTATTTGACTTAGGTGAAATGCAAATTTGGACACGTCTTGGGATGTTGAAACTGAATCTGAAAAAAGGCGTAAATGTACGCGAACTTGATAAAATCATCTCAACGCATGTGTTATAG
- a CDS encoding NAD(P)-dependent oxidoreductase, protein MNVYTKHKKMEEALKQYDLPRITFVDDLKDAHFIIDGHFDQHDYHPDLKGVIIPYTGHNGIDLDAMRKHDLMLFITPTRSRYVAEKAIALMFALLGRVVHYHTLLQTGNWAERNTQKRQPWTSIQGKTVGLFGYGRIGKRIHHMLQGFDCDFATIDRGHDYEDNLLLVKNLTNLIQVSDVIFISTPLNKTTEGIFDQNKFARMNNKFLINVARGAICEEESLYQALKTGTLHGYASDVWYQYPKGKEAQLPSTYPIYDLDNVVLSNHSGGFTETTNKEVNEDLIKTLKQLEQEDYSKKLNLDTLL, encoded by the coding sequence GTGAACGTTTATACAAAACATAAAAAGATGGAAGAGGCATTAAAGCAATATGACTTACCGAGGATCACATTTGTAGACGACTTAAAGGATGCACACTTTATCATTGATGGCCACTTTGATCAACATGATTATCACCCTGATTTAAAAGGTGTTATCATTCCTTATACAGGCCATAACGGCATTGATCTAGATGCGATGAGAAAACACGATCTCATGTTATTTATTACGCCCACTAGATCACGGTATGTGGCTGAGAAAGCGATTGCCTTAATGTTTGCCTTGTTAGGAAGAGTTGTGCATTATCATACATTACTTCAGACCGGTAACTGGGCTGAACGTAATACACAAAAAAGACAACCTTGGACCAGTATTCAGGGTAAAACAGTCGGTCTATTTGGGTATGGCAGAATCGGTAAACGGATTCATCATATGTTACAAGGTTTTGACTGTGATTTTGCCACCATTGATCGGGGTCATGACTATGAAGACAATCTATTACTTGTTAAAAACTTAACGAACTTAATTCAGGTAAGCGATGTTATTTTTATCTCAACACCATTAAATAAAACGACTGAGGGGATCTTTGATCAAAATAAATTCGCACGGATGAACAACAAATTTTTAATTAATGTTGCGCGCGGCGCTATTTGTGAAGAAGAGTCTTTATATCAAGCCTTAAAAACAGGCACCTTACATGGCTATGCTTCTGATGTGTGGTATCAATACCCTAAAGGAAAAGAAGCACAATTGCCAAGCACCTATCCTATTTATGACCTAGATAACGTCGTGTTATCAAATCATTCAGGTGGGTTTACTGAAACAACGAACAAAGAAGTCAATGAAGACTTAATAAAAACGTTAAAACAATTAGAACAAGAAGACTATAGCAAAAAACTAAATCTAGATACATTATTATAA
- a CDS encoding peptidylprolyl isomerase — translation MKKLLLTVLLTLSVFTLTACNNEEEEPFVHNVPEAGNVYLDNLGYYEYINFTNPVVTITVKDIGQIELQLFEEVAPNTVYNFVQYIQNNAYENNQFHRVVTGFVIQGGRIENAECKIRGEFDTNDFDNPLNHTRGVLSMARTNDPNSASSQFFIAHQTNQSTASLDGKYAAFGGVVSGFNVLDYIANLQAEGSQEPQVEIIIENITIDLKGNDYPDPVCLPVE, via the coding sequence ATGAAAAAACTATTACTAACAGTTTTACTAACACTAAGTGTTTTTACACTTACCGCATGCAACAACGAAGAGGAGGAACCATTTGTGCACAATGTCCCCGAGGCAGGTAACGTCTATTTAGATAATTTAGGGTATTATGAATATATTAATTTTACCAATCCAGTCGTGACCATTACCGTCAAAGATATTGGCCAGATTGAATTACAACTATTTGAAGAAGTTGCTCCGAATACAGTTTATAATTTCGTTCAATATATTCAAAATAATGCCTATGAAAATAATCAATTTCATCGGGTAGTGACAGGCTTTGTCATTCAGGGTGGCCGGATTGAAAACGCTGAGTGTAAAATACGAGGTGAGTTTGATACCAATGATTTTGATAACCCATTGAATCATACTCGGGGGGTACTCAGTATGGCAAGAACCAATGATCCTAACAGTGCCTCTAGTCAATTTTTTATTGCGCATCAAACCAATCAAAGTACAGCGAGTTTGGACGGAAAATACGCAGCCTTTGGCGGGGTTGTCTCAGGTTTTAATGTCTTAGACTATATTGCCAATTTACAAGCAGAGGGATCTCAAGAACCTCAAGTTGAGATAATTATCGAAAATATCACAATTGATTTAAAAGGAAACGATTATCCGGATCCTGTCTGTTTACCAGTTGAGTAA
- a CDS encoding reductive dehalogenase domain-containing protein, whose translation MKKYDERETLFSRIGLEKGTEAYNTFYNQHPELKHPDDLLRGKSFRHNSKKSPRFKERFEPIFKHNKTHIKALFDMANAYPKKSTHVPLKDSFKANIKEITKYYGATDVGLTTLTDYSFYQVFGGVNKTLGINNYGEKILPKYKTAIVFTVLMDKDMINRAPQFEELLATEEGYLKLAHIGARLTMYLKDLGYHAMFNNSEYYLAPLVPLAYDAGLGEIGMANHLITRKYGNRVRLGAVFTTLELPPDRPDDFGLKAFCKYCGLCLMNCPSKAISHRPRMVNGRQFYKFDENKCYDMWIKSGTDCGTCIQSCPFSQEIDQDLVNNMKDNEAIMQKIFNQHLETYGRRHYLKKALPIVSLKEEE comes from the coding sequence ATGAAAAAATATGATGAAAGAGAGACCTTGTTTTCACGTATTGGTCTTGAAAAAGGGACAGAAGCATACAATACATTTTATAACCAACATCCGGAATTAAAACATCCTGATGATCTTTTACGTGGCAAATCGTTTCGTCATAATTCGAAAAAGTCACCCCGCTTTAAAGAACGGTTTGAACCAATCTTTAAACATAATAAAACCCACATCAAAGCGCTCTTTGATATGGCTAATGCGTATCCTAAAAAATCAACCCATGTTCCTTTAAAGGATAGTTTTAAAGCAAATATCAAAGAGATTACTAAGTATTACGGTGCGACTGATGTTGGTCTCACAACATTAACAGATTATTCATTTTATCAAGTATTTGGTGGCGTGAATAAAACGTTAGGGATTAACAATTATGGTGAAAAGATTTTACCCAAATATAAAACGGCGATTGTATTCACCGTCTTAATGGATAAGGATATGATTAACCGTGCACCCCAGTTTGAGGAATTACTAGCGACCGAAGAAGGCTATTTAAAACTGGCTCATATTGGTGCGCGCTTGACGATGTATTTAAAAGATTTAGGCTATCATGCGATGTTTAATAATTCAGAATATTATCTCGCACCACTCGTGCCCTTAGCGTATGATGCTGGGCTTGGTGAAATCGGGATGGCTAACCATTTAATCACCCGGAAGTATGGAAACAGAGTGCGGTTAGGCGCTGTTTTTACAACCCTAGAGTTACCCCCAGATCGTCCCGATGACTTTGGGTTAAAAGCATTTTGTAAATACTGCGGACTCTGTTTAATGAACTGTCCTTCAAAAGCTATATCACATCGTCCACGGATGGTGAATGGGCGCCAATTTTATAAATTTGATGAGAATAAATGTTATGATATGTGGATCAAATCAGGCACAGATTGTGGCACCTGTATTCAAAGTTGTCCATTCTCTCAAGAGATTGATCAAGACTTAGTCAATAACATGAAAGATAATGAAGCTATAATGCAAAAGATTTTTAATCAACATCTAGAGACATATGGTAGACGCCACTATCTTAAAAAGGCTTTACCGATTGTCTCACTAAAGGAGGAAGAGTAA
- a CDS encoding Smr/MutS family protein, with translation MVEFDVHGMTKDQAKVEIERFIAKLSKEVKQIRIIHGYRSGTSLREAIQSTHFIKSNRIKRKKLTMNRGETIFELY, from the coding sequence ATGGTAGAATTTGATGTACATGGCATGACCAAAGATCAAGCTAAAGTTGAAATTGAGCGTTTCATCGCAAAATTAAGCAAAGAAGTAAAACAAATCCGTATCATTCACGGGTACCGTAGTGGGACATCATTAAGAGAAGCCATTCAGAGTACGCATTTTATTAAAAGTAATCGGATTAAACGAAAAAAACTCACGATGAATCGTGGCGAAACGATATTTGAGTTATATTAA
- a CDS encoding DUF2614 family zinc ribbon-containing protein, with protein sequence MKQIKRYLMIGYIAITLCVIAIIVSYIMLWLYVLLIAIFALLISVFGLIIVHSLTPFILDKQLDIAALKAEGLTIVTCPKCHKHNVLEDQYCIFCHSQLIGDKRDDTKDTDTT encoded by the coding sequence ATGAAACAAATTAAACGGTATTTAATGATCGGGTATATTGCCATAACTTTATGTGTGATTGCGATAATAGTGAGTTATATTATGCTTTGGCTATATGTTTTACTTATCGCTATTTTCGCATTATTAATCAGTGTATTTGGACTTATTATAGTCCATTCACTCACACCATTTATACTTGATAAACAACTTGATATTGCCGCGTTAAAAGCTGAAGGGCTAACGATAGTTACCTGCCCTAAATGTCATAAACACAATGTCTTAGAAGATCAATACTGTATTTTTTGTCATAGTCAATTAATAGGAGACAAACGTGATGATACAAAAGACACGGATACAACGTAA
- a CDS encoding MFS transporter, whose translation MIQKTRIQRNIPLDYAHTFVRNLNVTHGIWVMYLLSLKYTLFDIGVFESVFHLSSMAFEVPTGMVADLFGRKLSRILGIVVAMGYIAIMLWFDSYPMMILAFTLLGLSYTFESGSGEALVYDSLKRLGKEETFIRFNGRKEAFYQLGTTISLFGGGYIAMISFDLNFQLMFGIYLLAIILITLMTDIPVNHQHTTGVTQRFKHHFIDSIKTVLSNKRLCLLIVMSALIAAPVTTIFFFAQDYLIQLAFTRGEVGLFLAGHSLFAALGGIFAHKIERKWKEKKILRYVPLFSLVMFWLMVIEPIYVIPFMVIGFFDSIFYVVMADYVNKLTPSNKRATVLSFGALTFSIIMIILFPSVGFFAERVGYQSTTYLLAGITTVVYLLLLWILSTEHFKIHGSK comes from the coding sequence ATGATACAAAAGACACGGATACAACGTAATATACCACTAGATTATGCCCATACCTTTGTGAGAAACTTAAATGTCACACACGGAATATGGGTCATGTATTTGTTATCGCTAAAGTATACCTTATTTGATATCGGCGTATTTGAATCTGTCTTCCATCTATCCAGTATGGCCTTTGAAGTGCCAACGGGTATGGTAGCGGATTTATTCGGCCGTAAGTTATCCCGCATCCTAGGGATAGTGGTTGCGATGGGATATATCGCCATAATGCTTTGGTTTGATTCCTATCCCATGATGATCCTCGCCTTTACCCTCTTAGGATTATCTTATACCTTTGAGTCAGGTAGTGGGGAAGCTTTAGTGTATGACTCGCTAAAAAGACTGGGTAAAGAAGAAACATTTATCCGTTTTAATGGCCGGAAAGAAGCCTTTTATCAACTTGGCACAACTATTTCTCTTTTTGGTGGGGGCTATATCGCAATGATTTCTTTTGATTTAAATTTTCAATTAATGTTCGGTATTTACTTACTTGCAATAATACTGATAACATTGATGACAGATATCCCAGTAAATCATCAACACACAACCGGTGTTACTCAACGATTTAAACACCATTTTATTGATTCAATAAAAACGGTCTTATCCAATAAACGCTTATGTTTATTAATTGTCATGAGTGCACTGATCGCTGCCCCTGTCACAACCATTTTCTTCTTTGCTCAAGATTATTTAATACAATTGGCCTTTACACGCGGAGAAGTCGGTCTTTTTCTTGCAGGACATAGTTTATTTGCGGCACTTGGCGGCATCTTTGCCCACAAAATTGAACGTAAGTGGAAAGAAAAAAAGATCCTCCGGTATGTTCCTTTATTCAGTTTAGTCATGTTTTGGCTCATGGTTATTGAGCCGATTTATGTCATTCCATTTATGGTTATTGGGTTCTTTGACAGTATCTTTTATGTTGTTATGGCGGATTATGTCAATAAACTCACACCAAGTAATAAACGCGCAACAGTACTCAGTTTTGGTGCGCTTACCTTTAGTATCATCATGATTATACTTTTTCCATCAGTCGGATTCTTCGCAGAACGTGTTGGGTATCAATCAACCACATACTTGCTTGCGGGAATCACCACAGTCGTATATCTGTTGTTACTATGGATATTATCGACTGAGCATTTTAAAATACATGGATCAAAGTAG
- a CDS encoding sulfide/dihydroorotate dehydrogenase-like FAD/NAD-binding protein: MAKIVYKKGLSDMIDLMEIHAPHIAKNYQPGQFVIVRANAYAERIPLTVVKTTEKTITLIIQKIGFSTQEIGKLHVGDDILDVVGPLGQAIDDHDVSRILAVAGGVGAAPLYPQLAFYNAKGVHIDCVLGAKTKDALILEAEFNEVCDTLYITTDDGTKGHKGFVTDQVKTLLDNHSYDHAIAIGPLIMMQHVVNLNKAYNVSTDVSLNPIMIDGTGMCGNCRVSIGDKTYFACIDGPDFLGDEVNFDELMARQRYYKDEEHVCLLKKVTSDEK; this comes from the coding sequence ATGGCAAAAATAGTATACAAAAAAGGATTAAGTGACATGATAGATTTAATGGAGATTCATGCGCCTCATATCGCTAAAAATTATCAACCCGGTCAATTTGTTATTGTCCGGGCAAATGCCTATGCGGAACGGATCCCATTAACGGTTGTAAAAACAACTGAAAAAACGATAACTCTGATCATTCAAAAAATCGGCTTTTCTACACAAGAAATTGGTAAATTACACGTCGGAGATGACATTTTAGATGTCGTTGGTCCATTAGGACAAGCAATTGATGATCATGATGTGTCACGGATCCTCGCAGTTGCGGGTGGTGTTGGCGCAGCGCCCTTATATCCTCAACTCGCGTTTTATAATGCTAAAGGCGTTCATATTGATTGTGTTCTTGGCGCTAAAACAAAAGACGCCTTAATTTTAGAGGCCGAGTTTAATGAGGTATGTGATACCCTTTATATCACGACTGATGATGGCACAAAAGGACACAAAGGGTTTGTCACAGATCAGGTTAAAACCCTATTAGACAATCATTCCTATGACCACGCCATTGCGATAGGTCCGTTGATCATGATGCAACATGTTGTCAATCTAAATAAAGCGTATAACGTATCAACTGACGTCAGTCTTAACCCGATTATGATTGATGGGACTGGTATGTGTGGTAACTGTCGTGTTTCAATTGGAGATAAAACGTATTTTGCGTGTATTGATGGCCCTGACTTTTTAGGTGATGAGGTTAATTTTGATGAATTAATGGCTCGTCAACGCTATTACAAAGATGAAGAACATGTCTGTTTATTAAAGAAGGTGACATCAGATGAAAAATAG